The nucleotide sequence CTATTCTCTAGAATTTGtgccaaatgaaaaaaataataaatcaaacaaatttttaatgtttctaattCCTGAATTTCCACATTGTGGTATACCTGTGAACAGTTAAGTGTGTCTTGACCAGAGTTCTACGAAATGCTTAAAAAATCCTTACCCACTGGAGGTTTGGTACAATTGTACATGGATCTATAATTGTACTGGTAGTATACACAGTACTTACTGTGTATACAGTAGCTCCATGTCTTaggttaaaaaaataaaataaataaataacagtaTTCAACTCAGTACAgtggtatatatacatgtgcagTATGTTCTGGTACCATTGTGGTTACATCCTGTTATAGGTTCATTGCAATGGTAACTCACATGACACAGTACTATTAATACCATGTGTCCAGTAGCTCCATAGATGTCTGAGGTTACTATTGTACTCTAATCATTACAGTGCAACATTTGGTCATGGTTACCTTGACATGTTCCGCACTGTAAGGAAACAATTATTGACTGCACTGCAAGGTCAACTTATAATCACAGTATAGGTTAAAGAGGCTGCACAACatgttgtatactgtactgtacatactgtatacttgTAGTACTGTTATGCACATGTCCTGatagtatgtacatgtatacatacagtatgtacagtacagtacagtacagtatgtacaatacatgtatactgtatatatacatacatgtagtactgttacagtacagtatgttcaCATGTATCTTGatagtatgtacatgtatacagtatgtacagtatgtatagtatgtacagcacatacatactgtactgtacatacatacatgtagtactgttacagtacagtatgttcaCATGTATCCTGATAGTactctatgtacagtacagtacagtacgtacatactgtactgtactgtatacatgtagTAGTGTTATGCTCACATCCTTATGtacgtactgtacagtatacagtagcgACAGGTAAGTGAGCAGCAAAGTACAGTACCTATACAGCAACAGAACTGTACATGCATGAATAGTGGGATTAAAGGcaattgaagacttgccccaaaccacgctcaaaaaaagttaacattcccttgcttgcaagtgaagttttcttcttatccttacaaaatgcagacagtaatgaaacgtggtaccttgttatctttagctggacctgagatgtccatcactgtaacgtttgtacactgtgctgtgatTGACCCCAGCTATATGtaatgactgtacactagtgtctaattaccgacggtagtaagatgtgtgtattttctgggatcgatggtggtgtctaacatacttgttacacctcattccaaactaggtcagattacccgcattacacgtttctttttgcgtttCTTTTTAAATGCATTGCCTTTTATAGTAATCTTTAATAATGATTGTAGGAAAAAAATCCACTTGGCAAATGATGTAAGCTGTAAGTTCAATAAGTGTATGGACCTGTACACAGGCATTGTCACAATGGATGATCATCTTGAAGGAAGGGAGAGTGGGCGACACAGACTGTCCATGGGAAGTCCAGTAGGTGTCACAGGAAACACAGCACTGATAATAACAGTCATTAAGACAGGTGCCAATACATGACATGGGTACAgaacatacatacacatgtgTGGTAACTGCCAGGGCACAGTACAGTAGATAAGGAAGCGTGTACTGTACATTATCACAGATATCCGGTTTATAGTATGGCACAGAACACCTCTCGGTTAATAACCCACAGCTATCCATTACAAAGTGTGCACGGTTGAGTTAGTATAGATCGAGTGTCTCACGCGTAGTTGATGCATGCTCTGTTCTCTAGTACTGTTGAAcaaatgttattaatttttggCAGACTTTAGTTCATACTCTACTTACGTACTGAACATTAATCATTAAACTGTTCAGTAGACTTGTTGCATTGAGTTCATACTGTACTCCTACTCATATAAATTGCTAGATCTGCTGCCTGTCCTCTGCCTGGTCTTCATCTTTGGCCTCATGGAGTTGTACTCATATGCTTGTACTCGAGCAATTTAGAATTTACAGTTGGTATACTATAGACACCTAGTACAAAGTACTCATGCTTAGACAATCTAATGTAAACCTGCAGATACTCATTACCCAAGGGAAGTTCCAAGTTGTACTCATACTTTTACTGTTGTAcacatactgttgtactcatactctcAGTGTTGTACTCATATCATCACTGTTTTACTCTTACTCTCACTGTTTTACTCATATTCGCACTGTTTTACTCATATGCTATTTATACTCAGACTcttactgttgtactcatactcttgCTAATTATACTTGTACTGTTACTgtatacaataatacaataatacCAGGCACTGAAGTTGATAGTACTGTGTGTTGTTTACAAGTGCCTTGATGATAGTGACAGTTAGACACACAGTACAGTTATATCATGATGCAGTTCTACCAATGCCAGTTGTTTAGGAAGTGTACACTGAATGAAAACATGTACGAATCAATTCAATGATCATTTTTTCCccataatttcaaaattaacaGCACTTGGATCTAAATATTAGTCCAAGTATTCTATTTCAATGAATCTACGAACCAGCTGCACATTTTGaacttatgtatgtatgtataacacACATTGTGCCTTAGAAAACTGTCCAAAGTTCTGTAGAACTTTCTTAACTTCCCTACACACAAAGTCAACATGTTTATTGTGTTGTACAACAGAGTGAATTAACACCACCCTGTCTCATTCAATAAATTATACATAACCGATACATATGCACATGTACGTATTTGGACAGCAGTGTTTGTCAGGAAGAGCCTGTCACATGCAATCTGAATAAGATCGGTGAAGCAACTTTGCAGACATGAGATAACTTTTCTAAAAGTTTGTGCCAAATCTACAGTTATACAGATatgtgtatatactgtacacagttTGTCTTGGGTTGTGTTCtagacactgtactgtacagtatggaCAGTAGGCATGTAAGATAGAATAGTATGAGAATTTGCAAGACCTCACTTGACCCTGGATGACCCTAAAGCACTTTACGTTTGACCTCTGTTGCTGTTGTTGACACATACAGAGACTGCAGCCAATTCTATTTAACACATTTTGGAGCAAAACTTTGATCCTACTATTTACATGGatggtacagtacatgtagCACACCGTACAGTATACTATGTAGTAGCGTAATGATCTAGGTACAGTGCAGCTGTTATATGTAATGTACACTGTACGTCTAGTAGAGATTAGTATAATGTCCAATTACAAGTACATTTACAGtgcaatgtacagtactatatttAATGTGCTATACAAACAGTACCTCATAGTAACCCTTAAGTAGTATAAAATACATTGTCCTAATACTTGAACTATAGCTCTagggtattgtactgtatgttcGGTAACACATTCAtgtttgtactgtacaatatgaACAGTAACAATATGATCTGCACTGTAGTATTACTGTAGTACAGCACAGTGTATGATTTGCATTATACAGTAGTATtactgcagtacagtacagtaacattACTGTAGTGTAGTTCAGTATCAATCTGCACTGTAGTATTACTGTAGTACAGCACAGTGTATGATTTGCATTATACAGTAGTATtactgcagtacagtacagtaacattACTGTAGTGTAGTGCAGTATCAATCTGCACTGTAGTATTACTGcagtacagcacagtgtatGTTTTGCACCAGTTGTACAATAGTATTACTATAGTACTGTACACTAACATTACTGTAGTGTAGTATCAATCTGCACTCACTGGCCCTGAACAGTAACATTACTGTAGTGCAGTACAGTATGATCTGCACTGTAAAGTAGTATTACTGTTTAAATATGATCTGCACTGTATAATTACTTGGATAGTAATACAGTACTGTCCACATACATAATCAACCTGAGTAACATTTGAGGCAAACATTAACAGTGTTGGTTTTCTATGTAATTGGGGGTCACTTGTTACAGTTGTGTTTGGGCCCATTATCTGTAGATTCATGTCAGGCAGCATACAGTGTGAATCACTATTATACTGCTCTTACCAGGCTTCTAGCAAAGCTGGGATGGGGTATGTGCCCCCGCCCCCATGCAGACGACTACAGTGcctctttcccctccccctccccccagtcCATTCCACAGTGCTCATGTAAGTTACTGAACATGACAGGCAGTGTCAATGTCAATtaattgtactgtacattattaGTTTCAAAAAATTCATAACTATAACCAAAGGAAGCCCCATTCCTCTACTTTTGAGAACAAAACAGGTACGGCTGTGCACACCCAAGTTCTGGAACGTTGGTCCCCCTAAACCAGAACGTGCTCACAAGGAATGTAGAGGATCAGAATATATACTGGTTACAGGGACCTTGTTTGAATCCTGTTTTGTTGGCTGAGTAGGAGTACTAACTACTGCTTATTGTTTCCGTACATTCTTCGCCTTAAAACGTCAAGCTTGAACTCACCGTGACATCGTGATCATCAGCTGTATACACCAACCTGTCGTATATGCCAGTCTGGCTTTACAATACTGTACTCTCTGGTATGCAGAGTAAAAGATGTGTGTTTAACGATATCAATTGTTTAATATGTGCACAGTTCAGTAACAATTGATGAAGAATCTACTATATTGAATCGCTGCACCGTACAGTACCTCCAAGCTTCCACAACAATGCACGGTGAAGCGTAAAATGGGAACCAAAAGCTAATTCACCCGAAATGTACAATGGAGAGAAATTCCTATGTTTACTGGACAGTGACAGCCCTGTGTTATAACCacagtactgtattgtacaaTCTTACGTAGTACAACAAAAGAACAGTACAGAATTAAAGTGCtgtatttgcatattaattaaCTTCCTTTAGCTGTATAGACAGTCATTTTTAATACCAACTTTTAAAAGCTTTTATAGTAGATACAAGAAACGTACTCAAAATCAAAAGAAGCAATTATgctttggttttattttttcaaaacttgtgAAGTTTATCAGCTACTGTAGTGGTTTATAAATTCAACGTTTTccttattttaaatattttatacttttgtgAGCTTTATTTGTCGGAAACTTCAAACACTAAGAAAAGCCCTTTGTTGCTATTTAATGAAGTTAAAGTTTCATTTATGTCAGTAAGACAATTTTGTAAGCTTTTCACTTACGTTCCATGCTACTGTAACGTAGTCTTTCGTCACtgaaacatttaattgttttattataaaacaaaacatttccagATGttgaaaacatacattgttaattgacaaattaattaattagttaattattaaaaaaaaattgatcttcAACATCTGGAAATTATATGGAGGTACAGAATCACCAGGAAAGACCCTTTTGATAAATATCAGCAATTTTTTAGCCTTCtttaatttggggccaatactttAGTtatagtgttcaaacgattaactgAATCGCAATCGGTCCaattattgcataatcggaacgtAATCGGAATCTGTAacaattacgtggaataccagttatgtcataccgattattcaaaaacatatggaaggtgaaaatatcaactgatgtattatgtttgttcttttactacgaaatattaaactaaatgtaattaaacaatgtaatttcatcaaataaggctgccagggtcgccgattttgcttcccacGTGGTTAGTGAGTTTATTTAAATCTTGGATGATGTTTGTTTGGTTAGTAAATTGGTCAAAAGtatcaaatcaattttgtttctCTTATAGTTGGACTGTCTTCGACTCCTCCACGCACCTTGGTTTTATAATTAATGCTCATTCTCATctcgtctctctctctctctctctgtctctctcttcaGCTTTGTGGACGAATACGATCCTACAATAGGTAAGTATCCTATACTGAGAAGGTCAATAATCGTTATATACCTTGCGTtctagcaatacactcactctcactgttcccaggactaaactgaaaacctatggcgacTGTACCTTTccatcagccgggcccaagctctgaaatggtctgcccatatctgtgcggagttctcccactcttagtcagttcaagtcttgttgaagactcattttttcaagttggcgttctattagggttgtacagcgctattgaatacttcgtagattttagggctttataagttcatttattattattatgataagaTGATACAAATTATCATCCATTTTGCCTTGACCCCATCTTTCTGCACATATGTGGTAAAATGCTAACTCTTGTATGTCTGGAAGAAACAGACCATGTGCAAAATTGAACCCACATGGTTTATACCAATTATTGAGTTATTTGTCACATATTGAGGCTGCTGCTATAATTATTGACTactataattataattatcGAAACTAgcaatttacttcgctcctcgcttacctgtctcctcacaaccttagcaccctcctaccgtgcctagaatgaaccaGTTACCCTtctaacactgtgcgccctctatgaccggctccTCCCTCcctgcccttccttctcattctgccatccaaagtgccagcaTCGTGCGTTTTTTTGTCTGGACTTTCCTGATCGTTATTCGTACGGAACTGTACCCAAGTATTCTAGTTTTTTCCCAATCTTGGAATAAAATTGAACGTACAGTGTGTGTGGGTAGCTTACTCGGAACTAGCAATCTTTTCTATGGATAGAGGTTGAACTAAGATGACAACATTGGACACATTTAAGACAGACAGACAACGGACAGCCGGACAACTAAATGGGACCATTGGGCAAATGTGTAATGCTCTGAATGGATGTAGGCAACATAAGTCTCTATTACAGGCTTTTACGGTATGTAACTGTTTAAATAATGTGCTGTGTCCAAGGTGTgcatatttatgtactgtacgtaGCTGAGCAGTGGAATTTGATACAAGGAAGTTAAGGAACCAAACCACATGTTCAGCCACATTCGTAGTTGAGACATTACCCCTCGCAAACTCACAGTTGCATTTTGTTGGACGAAGAAGCATACCGATAGAAGTCTGTGGTTTCTTATCACAAATAAAATTTTATTACAATTACAGTAAGTACTTTACAGGACTCATACCATTCCAAGTAAACTGTGCACAATGTTTGAAGAGcctgttttttatttcaaagaaaatcttTTCCACATTTAACTGGAATGTATCCCGGATTGTTTGTTTGCATACAGTTCTGTTATTTTGTTGGAATGTCAATATGCTTTTTGCCTGCTTTCAATACAGTACACTATGGggttcttcccccccccccgttgtgGATTTACCGACGTATATAACCTTTTTCATATTGTTGTGTATACTCAAAATATATTTGATCTTCCCTTGGATTGTTTGATAAAAGTTGTTTTATCTTGGTAATCAAAATTCTTGTCACCCCTAAAGCAAATACGATATCCAGTAGCATAGACTCACATTACATTCTGGGCTGTATAAAGTCAAACTGTGTGCAgctatgtatgtacagtagaaatGGGCACAGTCGCTGAACCTTGTGCTCGTTATCTGGATCCCGCAGTACAATCAGTGGAATAGGGCTAAATAGGGCTGGATATCAAAATGGCTAATACAAACTAAGTCAGATACAAAATGGTCACAATGTTGCTAAAATTATTCATGGCGTAACACAAACACGACTGATTGACTGagtgactgattgattgattgactgactgactgactgacggaatgactgactgactgactcactgactgactcactgacggactgactgactgactaatGGACTGACTGAGTGACTGACCGACTGagtgactgactgactgactgaccgaccgaccgaccaactgactcactgactgactgactggctgactcactgactgactgactgactgactgactgactgactgactgactgactgactgactgactgacttgGCCTCCATACCAAACCAGGCAGGAGGGGGGTATACTGAAAATAAATTGGTGAAATTTTGGCAGCAAATTATGGTTGGGTTTATGGATATTAATTGAGGGTTTGATGGTTTACAGATGTGTGGGTTTGTTATAAATACTCACTGGGTGACTCATTAGAACCGCCCTGGTACCATGGTAACTGTATGGGCTTGTTGGTCTCTCAAATTTCAAGTGAAACCTTGTGAGCGGGAGATAATTCACAGGCAAGGAAGTCAACCCTTGTACAGTGTGGAACTCTGGAGTATCAAATATTTACgaacgacgatacttacctgtctccatacTACTTACAGTAGCACTTTATCTACCTAGCCTATGTGCAGAAAGGGCCTAGTGTTGTTTACCTAAtcactttttctttcacttttgtcatttctttgCAGAGGATTCTTACAGAAAGCAAGTAGTTATCGACGGAGAGACGTGTCTGCTAGATATTCTAGATACAGCAGGTCAAGAAGAATACAGGTATTGGATATGGAGGGCTGAATTGggaagggatgggggaggggattgtgggaggggggtgggggaggggttggggataGACGTGTCTGCTAGATATTCTAGATACAGCAGGTCAAGAGGAATACAGGTATTGGATATGGAGGGTTGAATTGGgaagggatggggggaggggattgtgggaggggtgggggattgTGGGAAGGATGGGGGATCTCCAATACCTCATCCACCGCCTGAAATAGCAAAATAGGTCTCCTGGCCAAAGATATCCCATGCGCACCATTAAAttggaaatatttaaataacCTGACAGTTTATCAGAATGAGGCTAAACTTGTAATTTGTTAGATAAAGTTGTTACCATTACTTCACATTGAGAGCACGGAGTGTTCCTTACAACTTAGTAGTCCTGAGTGCTCTATCACATACCTCCACATGAATGACTGTCATGTTTACTTTGCTCTTGCCTCCTGCCCATCACCAATCAACATTTTGCACTCTCCCAACCACCAAACGGACGTACCTAAACATGAGCAACATTTTAGTCTTGCGCCCTGAACTACCCGCTTTCAGGGTCACTGCCCACTTTGCCCTCGTTTCCATACCATCATGGATTATGGGTACCATTTTCACTTCTTGCTTGCTGTTTACCTTATTAATGAGTTACTCGAGACAAAGACTTCCTAAAAGAATGAGTTCATGTATCTCTAATGCCTTTCATGTTAAGCACGTTTTGTTAAAGTATTGTTACTTTATATAGTAGCAACTCTTAGCTTGACTCATTACAAAACTGATTATAGTCATACAGTTTGTCTAAATCACTTCCTGTTCTCGCTTGCTGTTACTATATGAGTGAGTGATTCCATTGCTGTTGCTATATGAGTGAGTGATTCCATTGCTGTTACTTTATTATGAATAGGCACAATAGTTTGCTTGCTGTTACTTTATTGAATGTTTGATCTGATTGCTGTTACTTTATGACCAAATGATTCAGTTGCTGTCACTTTCTGAATACATCATTCAATTGCAGTCACTGAAGAATGAGTGATCCGATTGCTGTCACTATGGCAGAGTGATCTGTGATCGCTGTTACTTTATGACCGAGTGATTCAGTTGCTGTCACTTTATGAATGCTTCATTCGATTGCTGTCACTTTATGAATTGAGTGACTCACTAGCTGTTAATGAGTGAGGGATTGGTACCTGTTAGTTTATGAATGAGTCGTTTGCTTGCTGTCACATTATGAAAGCATCCTACGATTGCTGTCACTGTATGAAATGAGTGACTAACCATATGTTAGTTTATGAGTGAGGGAGTTGCTTGCTGTTACTCATCATCATCTGACATGCCATAGGAGAACGGGAATCTGTAAGTGAATCTCATCATCTGTGTTTCTACCCACAGTGCAATGCGAGACCAGTACATGAGGACTGGGGAAGGTTTCCTGTGTGTGTTTGCAGTGAACAACGACAAGTCATTCGAAGACGTCAACTCTTACAGAGAGCAGATCAAGAGGGTGAAAGATGCAGATGAAGTCCCCATGGTCTGTAAgtctcatgaataattcatatgtATGCAAATAAGGTGGGAAAGGACCGAAACATCCTTAAACGTCCTTAAAAGCTTCTGGAGGTTAAATTTTGCAACAGAATGCAAAAACCAACTCGTAAAacagattttttaattttttttattttgaccaaatccTTTAAAGTATGAATTACCCAAAACTGGATTGGCATTGATGAATTAACTTCACTTCCTCCCTCGTCACCTGTCTCCTCATAACCTCTGCACTATGGCTTTACAGCAGGGGTCCCtcactggggtgcatgaacccacAGGGGGTGCATGAGTCGTCCCAGACGTGAGACGtttttgaaagtcaaaactagagtactttttgttgaactaaaatctgatatcatataatttagtaatgtacacaAGTCGTACCgttcgacaaactcttttcggattccatacgcatatgttgccatagtagtaccgtaccttGCATGTGATAGAAAACAGGAGCATCCGTCTCATTGTGTGTGATGGGTGATCGATGCGTGATACAAttcgtgatctgatcttgaagtttccaaataaatatttgttcatctcttgttttttttcattacaatatgaACTTgctcttttacgaagcactgttatgcgtattatggtataataatgactcagatcgtgtctcgaatagttgggggttcgtggacaactctgacatccacagggggttcgttggggataaagttagggaaaccctgcttaAATACTGTGTCCAGATCGACCCGGTAATCAGTTAACACGCGAGGAGGCAGATGCGTTTGTCTCTCATCAAGAATCAAAGCAGGTATATTTCGGAACACCTAAGAGACAGTCCCCTAAGTGTTGTGGAATGTTCTAGTAGGATGTTCCTGTCCAACCAAATTCCAatcttagattttttttttactttatattcTTTTTTGTTTCTGAGCAATGAAATTCTCTGTTGGGATAATAAAATTGTTGGAGATGGCTGACCAACACCACATAGAGCTTTTCTTCTATATTTTCATGTGGAATTGGCTAGTATACCACAGGTACAATGATGGTTGCTCAATAGCCTTTTGAGTTATTTGTTAAATGTTCTAACATGAGTGTCATTTCTAAAGTTTCTCCCTTTTtcacttctttctttctttcaaaatctatttcttctttatctgaaaaaaaaatgccttttTTGACTATTATACATTTCTCAAATGTGCAAAACAGATCACACCATGCTTCCTGTCAGCCCATAACAACACAAAAgccagatgtcaaaggtcaagttaTTGCAGCGCATCACATCCTGTGTCACAAGGATATTTTGCCCCTTTTTCTTTGGGAGAAACAAGAACAATAATACCAGACTCACATTTAACAGCACTTTGCCAGTTTCAAACTTTATGGTAAACCCTGCCAAGGAAAATCTCACATGTTATTGTCTAACAGAACCAAATGCCCCCCTCGCCCTTCCCAGCCTCCCTAAAAAGTCAACAAAGGTACACAAATAAACCAAAGTATATAAACGAACACTTTTAACAGGTCATGAACAATTCAAatggtcatgaatatttataatggACTATGACAATTTATAATGGACTATGAATATTTTTAATGGGTTTTCTGAATGGATCATCCCAGTAGAAAGTACCTTTAAAGTGGTATTCACTGAGTGTTCATGTTTATAAAGATTTGCCTTTCCTTATATCAGTTCCCATCTTTTTAAGAGTGTActtcgcttacctgtctcccagtCAACATATGCACTTTCTTATCTACCTAAACTACTTGATTGGAATGTTTAAGCACTGTGCCCCCACTTCATGGGCACCGCCCTCTTCATGGGCACGGCCTACTTTATGGGCACGGCCTACTTTATGGGCACGGCCTACTTCATGGGCACCGCCCACTTCCTCTTCTTTCCGAATCTACCGTTCAAACAGGCAACCAGATTTCTTCAAGCTtagggtttttcatccaagataAGACTTCATAGGTCAAATTTGTTGTCATTCCTGACAATAGGCCTTTGTATTTTCTCCCTCCAGGGGTAGGTAACAATATCTGCCAACCTGGACGGTGGAAAGGTACGGATCTTTCGTCCAAGATGAGAAGATTTCATTGTTTAAATATATCTTTGTCTTTCCTAACAATAGAcctttgtcttttttctttggACTCTTTCCAGTGGTAGGTAATATGATTGATCTTCCGTCCTGGACGGTGGAAAGGTACAGATTGTTCGTCCAAGATAAGAAGATTTCTTTGTTGAAATAGAAATTTGTCTTTCCTAACAATAGAcctttgtcttttttcttttgtctctATCCAGTGGTAGGTAATAAGATTGATCTTCCGTCCTGGACGGTGGATAGCAAACAAGCTGCCAATTTAGCCAAGAGTTACAATACCCCTTACATCGAAACATCAGCGAAGACAAGACAGGGAGTCGTgagtatttttttgtgccgTAATTGTAAGAACGAGGGCGCCATAGCAAACATTCCAAGCCTTTCTCTTCTTCTGGTTATCTCTTTAAAGTACCATTATGTGTCAGGAGTGCAGAGTTTCTCACTTCCTGTTCAATCGTATGATATCGGCAGTACTATAAGATATGTTTTTTAGGAATTTCAGCAAGGTTTGTTCAAACCAAGAAAAGGCGCTAAAgcagttaaaaaaaatgtaaactttcATAGCCTGGTGATCTTTTCTAAGCATTGTGGAGGTTTTGTTCATACCCAAACAGCAATTCATTACAGAATCTGCTGTGAGCATCTATCAGCCAGGGGGCCGGAGTATCTGGCAAAATATCAGAACCTGAAACGTTGGCAAATTCACCATCATGATGGATGGTCACCTCACCAGAAATAATTAAGAAAGaataacatttgaaaaaaaaatataaacaagaaaataaaacaaacatcagGGGATTCTTACATCgatttacattttgtttgtgtttgttcattttttttgctcattttcattttgtttgtgcCATGTTCCAGGATAGCTGAGTTTTTCCACTTCAGGAACTGTAGCTTATAAACGTTTGTGCTACAATAGCAAATAGTACAGTGGAAAATTTAGTATTTTTTTCTAGCCTTCATGAGGGCGCCATACGAAATCAAGTTCAATAAAAGTCCTCTATTCCTAGCTTGGTCTAAGTTGTCAATTTTTAGGGATGCTATATTTTTAACACCACAAGCAGTAATTCATCGCAGAATTCCACTCTTCGTCATATagatatgaaaatgaatttcttgTCGACTTGTGGCTTAACATCCAAAAGTCTGCGATGATTTCCATAGCAACCACCATTTCTATAAAAATTTGAATACATATTCCTATGCGAACAGTCTGCATATTTTCACGACTAGAAATGGGAAAATCTGTGGAAAGTTACCTAGCGGTCGATATGcatgtatgttactgtagtggTGGAAAATATGCGATATTACTGAACAGCAACCAAAATGGctattaattttatttcttatttggtAAACAACAATACAATATTTTGTTCTGTATGTGTACAGCCTATTGACAGGCATGGACAGAAAACATGTGTAAGTATGTCATAAATTTGAACAAATCTATTAAAATGAAACTCTCAGTTCATTGA is from Apostichopus japonicus isolate 1M-3 chromosome 16, ASM3797524v1, whole genome shotgun sequence and encodes:
- the LOC139982370 gene encoding GTPase KRas-like: MRRSQKTADVTTMTEYKLVVVGAGGVGKSALTIQLIQNHFVDEYDPTIEDSYRKQVVIDGETCLLDILDTAGQEEYSAMRDQYMRTGEGFLCVFAVNNDKSFEDVNSYREQIKRVKDADEVPMVLVGNKIDLPSWTVDSKQAANLAKSYNTPYIETSAKTRQGVDDAFYTLVREIRKDKERRNASSKKQNGKRMRKCCIF